In one window of Solanum pennellii chromosome 2, SPENNV200 DNA:
- the LOC107011462 gene encoding pentatricopeptide repeat-containing protein At1g77170, mitochondrial: MSPLHCLLLRFGRNRVNSFHLSHSLATATNILDSNDKIIATRISDCNNLQHLHQIYAQIIRNHFLELYPAQFHWNNIIRSYTRLNSPTNALHVYITMSRTGVRPDTFTLPIVLKAICQVLNYVVARQLHGVAIKLGLETNMYCESGFISLYAKAGEFENARKVFEQNSDRKLGSWNAIIAGLSQGGRAKEAIEMFLELRESGLQPDDVTMVSVTSACGSLGDLDLASQLHKCVFQAKEMERSDLLMMNSLIDMYGKCGKMDLAYRVFSRMKERNVSSWTSMIVGYAMHGYVRDAVECFHCMREAGVRPNHVTFIGVLSACVHGGMVKEGKYYFNMMKNEYGIAPMLQHYGCMVDLLGRAGLFEEARGTIEGMSMKPNVVIWGCLMGACEKHGHVKMGEWVAKHLQQLEPWNDGVYVVLSNIYASNDMWEEVRRMRAIMKERKLAKIPAYSLSTSSY, from the coding sequence ATGAGTCCACTTCATTGTCTGTTGCTCCGATTTGGTAGAAACAGAGTGAACTCATTTCATCTGAGTCATAGTTTAGCCACTGCTACTAATATTCTCGACAGCAATGACAAGATAATAGCGACCCGAATATCAGATTGTAACAATCTACAGCATCTTCACCAAATTTACGCCCAGATAATCCGAAATCATTTCTTGGAGTTGTACCCTGCACAATTCCACTGGAACAACATTATTAGATCATATACTAGGCTTAACTCCCCTACCAACGCTCTACATGTATACATCACTATGTCAAGAACTGGTGTTCGCCCAGATACTTTCACGTTACCCATTGTTTTAAAGGCGATTTGTCAGGTTCTCAATTATGTTGTGGCGAGGCAGCTCCATGGGGTTGCAATAAAGCTCGGATTAGAAACTAATATGTATTGTGAAAGTGGGTTTATTAGCTTGTACGCTAAAGCTGGTGAATTCGAGAATGCACGTAAGGTGTTTGAACAAAATAGTGACAGAAAGTTGGGGTCTTGGAATGCTATTATAGCAGGGTTGTCACAAGGTGGGCGTGCTAAAGAAGCAATAGAAATGTTCTTGGAGTTGAGAGAGAGTGGGTTGCAGCCAGATGATGTGACTATGGTTAGTGTGACATCTGCTTGTGGTAGTCTTGGAGACTTGGATTTGGCTTCTCAATTGCATAAATGCGTCTTTCAAGCGAAAGAAATGGAAAGGTCTGATCTTTTGATGATGAATTCTCTTATTGATATGTATGGTAAATGTGGGAAGATGGATCTTGCTTATAGGGTGTTTTCAAGGATGAAGGAAAGAAATGTATCCTCATGGACTTCTATGATTGTTGGATATGCAATGCATGGGTATGTTAGAGATGCGGTTGAATGCTTCCATTGCATGAGAGAGGCAGGTGTTAGGCCTAACCATGTGACGTTTATTGGGGTGTTGAGCGCTTGTGTACATGGTGGGATGGTGAAAGAAGGAAAGTATTATTTCAACATGATGAAGAATGAATATGGTATTGCACCCATGTTGCAGCATTACGGGTGCATGGTGGATTTGCTTGGCAGGGCTGGGTTGTTCGAGGAGGCAAGGGGGACGATTGAAGGGATGTCGATGAAACCGAATGTTGTGATCTGGGGGTGCCTAATGGGGGCTTGTGAGAAGCATGGGCATGTGAAAATGGGAGAATGGGTGGCTAAGCACCTTCAACAGTTGGAACCGTGGAATGATGGAGTGTATGTTGTATTGTCCAACATTTATGCCAGTAATGACATGTGGGAAGAGGTAAGGAGGATGAGAGCAATCATGAAGGAGCGAAAACTTGCCAAGATTCCTGCTTATAGTTTGTCAACAAGTTCATATTGA
- the LOC107010534 gene encoding uncharacterized protein LOC107010534, which translates to MLYRARSITSRFSDKMSTSVPVEVGTRGTIGSLLKKEIEYFRKVEVDSCKGSSNNKSQKNSVEIDSCGGNSWPSFGFLTMKWKKKKRRGTGGGLPAMCSMVEVSESCKMNEIPGFSYRNLKVDSKRFEEEIMLS; encoded by the coding sequence atgttataCAGAGCTAGGAGTATTACTAGTAGGTTCTCTGATAAAATGAGTACAAGTGTGCCGGTTGAAGTAGGCACAAGGGGAACTATAGGATCACTTTTGAAGAAAGAGATTGAGTATTTCAGAAAAGTTGAGGTGGATTCTTGTAAAGGGAGTTCTAATAATAAATCTCAGAAGAATTCAGTGGAAATAGATTCATGTGGTGGTAATTCTTGGCCTAGTTTCGGGTTCTTGACGATGAAatggaaaaagaagaagagaagaggtACTGGAGGTGGATTACCTGCAATGTGTTCTATGGTTGAAGTTTCTGAGAGTTGTAAGATGAATGAAATTCCAGGTTTCAGTTATAGAAATCTCAAGGTTGATTCTAAGAGATTTGAGGAAGAGATAATGCTCTCGTAG